CATTAATGGTGTCTACAACTTGATTATTTGATTCAGTAACAAAATCATCATCCCACTCACTTGAATCTGTTTGATTATCAAGTATCAATCCTGCGTCTAAACCCAAGGTGCATACCTCATCACTTCTTGCTCAAAAGCTTTTGGTATACGGATTGTGCTTGTTTTTTTATGATTCCATGTAGATTTTCTGCCAGATTTTTCTCTATGTCCTCCCCAGCCAGGATTTAAAGGCAAATTATTCGTTTTTTTATTCACATTCAACATGATTCTGTTACTAAATCATGTTAACAGTAATGTCAACTATATCTTGATTTTTCATTCATAATATATTTTATTTCTTCCCAATATTTCCGATACAGCAGCGCCTGCATTTTTCACAGCCTTCAAGGAATTTCAAGAATCTCAGGAAATCAGAGTATTTTTCTCTCTCCAGAGACATAAAAGAGCGTTATGAGCAGTTGCATCAATTTTTAGCGGTAGGTAATCCGGATGTGGTTGCAGCTTTTGCCGACAGCTTAGAACAAGGCAGTGTGGAACAGTTTGAGGCGATCGCCCAAAAAATACAAGCACTTCGCCCAGTTAGGGAGGAAAATTGATGCATTAAGTAGGTCTTAAGCTAATACCACCAGCGATCCATTCTCCAGAACATAAATCCCAATCTTGCTATATACACTTTGATGTATTTGTACTGATGTATTTTTACTGATGTATTTTTATTTTTGTGCAAAAGTACAAATACACATTTTATTTATAGTGCAAAAGTATATTATAATCTTTGTGCAACAAGTAATTTGTGTTTTATTTCAATGCAGAACTACACTCCTACAGTTGTCACCTTGGGGCTAGCAGGCGGACAGGGGAAAAGTACCGTTGCCCTAATGCTCGGTCGATACCTGGGACGATTGGGAATTCCCGTACTGTTCATTGATGCAGACCCGCAGTCATCGCTCACAAGTTTTTTAGGGGTCAAGGTGCAGCCAAATACCCCTACGTTGCTGGAGGTAATCACCACTACGGAAGAGAAAACACCCCTTCCCTATGCGATCGCACCAGTACCCGATGTCCAACTAGACAACCGCACTATCAATAACACCAACTTGTTTTTAATACCATCAGATGACGGCTTAGAGAATGCAAATTACAAGCTTGCATCCAGCGGCATTAGTTTGTTTATCTTGAGAAATCGCTTGCAACCTATAATTAGCAATTTCGGGGTAATAATTGTAGATCCACCGCCAGAGCGATCGCACTTGGCGCAAACTTCTCTTGGTGCCGGCGACAAGTGGATTATCCCAGCAGAAGCAAACGTCAAGGGAGTGCAGTCTTTGGTTAGAACACTCGGACTGGTAAAGGAATTTCAGCCAGCGTTACCTTATGGCTCACTCTTGGGAGTCATACCCTTTCGTGCCAAATGGACGGGTGTAAACCCCACTAAAGCTACTAAAACCAGTATCGAAGCAATGGGTGAAATAGTGGGAAAAGAGTTAATGTTACCCCACTTACTCGAATCTGATGTCTACAAAAATGCTATCAACCAACGGGTATCACCAAGCGATTTAGGACAGCCAAATCTTGAATATCCTCTTGTTGTATTGGCGCAGAAACTAAAACCAACACTACCAGAACAATACGCAAAACTAATTCCCTACGTAACAGTGTAATTTATAGTAGCAGGAGCAACTAATGAGCCTTTTAGATGAAATTCGCGATCGCGCAACCCAACCTACCGTGGAGCCACGTATTGATGTATTGCAGCAGCAAATACCTTCATATGACACATCATATGATGCTCCAGTGGTGACTACTTCCTATAAACAACAACCGTCTGGAATATCAGAACTCAAACGCCTAGAAGAATTACTCGCCAACTTTCCAGAAATTGCCGCTAGAATACCCGTGCGGTTGGAAACTCCAATTAAAGACGAACTTGACGAATTGTGCAACCGAGAAAAAGTCACAATCGAAACATTACTTGAAGCGTTTTACGTAACTTGTAAGGACAAGGAATCAGTGATGAAGCAAGTTATCAAGGAAGCAAAAAAGCGGTTGAAAAGTAGGAAGGAGGCGGGTAATATTCGGTCCAGTCTTACCAAACTTAATAATTTGACGTGCCAGTTCGAAAAAGTCGAACGCAAAGTAGTCAAGTAACAACAACTAATAAGCGTAAGAAAAGCGCTCCGAAAAAATCATACTTTTTTGTGGTTTTTTGGCTTTTTTTTCTGATAAAGCTGCTTGACGGGAGCTCCCGGAGGCAAGGGCATTGCTCTACAAATACAAAGCGCTGCTATCATCGGGCAATGCGTGCAAGTATTTACTGGTAATCGCGATATTGCTGTGTCCCAAAGTCTTCTGAATCAAAGCAAGGTTCGTACCATGAAGAATGCTGTGGGTGGCATGAGCATGGCGCAACCAGTGACAAGAAGCTTTCTCGTTGACTCCAGCACGGAGTGCAGCAGCTTTGACAATCGGGTGAATGTTCTGTCTGTGCAAGTGTCCTTTGGTTTTGTGGCTTACAAACACTGGGGCATCGAGCGGGGCGTTCCCTCTCAAGCTTAGAAGAAGCTGCCAAAGGTCTAATGGCAGTCGGATAGAACGCCGTTTGTTCCCCTTGCCCAGCACTGTTATCTGCCCGGAGTCACCGCGTGGCATTAAATCTTTCCATTTTAGCCCACACAGTTCACTAACCCGCAATCCTCCTTTATAAAGTAAAGTTAAGATGATGTAATCGCGAGTGTTTGTAGTCCCATCAATTAGCAGGTCCACTTCTTCTTTGGACAAATAGCGCTCGGTCAGATTGTCGTCTGATCTCTTGATTTTGAGGGCGCTGCCAACATTGAATTCTATGTACTCCATCTTGGCTGCGAACGAAAACAGCGACTTGATAGCTGACAGGTGATTTTCTTGGGTGAGGGTCGAATTTCCCTGAGTTTCCAACTGCATCCAGTAATCGTGCAAATCTTCAAGCGTTACCTCGGGTAAGGATTTACCTACAAATCCCAAAAACTTAGTGATGATGCGTTGGTAAGCTGACTGGGTTAAAGTCGCTTTGCCGTGCAGCCACATTTGAATTAGTTTTTGTTGAGCGTCAACAGGTGCTAGGTGTCGCAACTGCTTGCGATCGCGGATGTCCTGAACCAGGGCAAGAGGGGCCATTGTCAAAAAGCGAGTTAACAGACAAAAGGTTTCTTCTGTCTGATTATCCCCTGAAAAGGGCGTCTGCACTGCACAAAACGTGGAATATACACAGTGGTTACTAAATGCTGTACCGGGGTGAGCCTGCACTTAAGGAAGCGCGAACAGGCGATCGTCACCCACGTCCATCAAAACTCGTTTGTTTTACGACTGTCAAACATCGTTATCCGAGCCGATTTTTTGCCCTTTTTGTAAAAATTGCCCCCTACGGCAGATTACGGAGCGCTGCGGCTACAGGCTGTTCATTGACACCGCCACCCTTGGCAGGAACAGAGAGCTATTTATTGTTAACCCCCCAAGCAACTCTACGCTCACGCATCATCTCAACTCACCCTGGTGGGGGAAGTCGTTGATTGGTTGAGAAAACAAGATTTGATGTCCGAACCAACATGAAAACACGCGCGTAACGTTCGTGACCGCAGGCGCGATCGTTCATGCCTGAACTTCATATAGAAAAAACATGGCTTGCTCTCGTTCCAAAATCCATTTTTGCTACCCCTCTTAACAACTAAAATCGAGTGGTTGTCATAAGCAAAAAATAGCAATACATTCATATTCATTAAGCATAAAACTTGAGATTAGAAGCATAACTGAAGTATTTGGTATCGGGTTTTTCTTGGGCATTGGTCTTATAAAATCTTCTGGATGCTTCTTAAATGCCTTATTTTACTTGGACAGTCTGATCAAATCTTTTTTAATCTGGAAATTTGTTTAAGTAAAAATACTCAAGTGCGCTTTCGTGATAATTGCCGGGACTGTTGAAAAGTATAACGATTGAGTTTTAGTACCTCAACCAGTTAGAGGGATTGCCGTTTATAGAGCGTGGTTTTAGGACTTTGGACGCTTGTTTACAAACGTAGATGTCTAGCATTGACTACATGCACTCTTTGCAATGGAGCGCGATTTATTTGAGCGGTAAATACGAAATAAAAATTATCGTTTATTGAATGTTCTTTACTAAAATTAACGGACGGTGGCATGAGCCGTGGGAGTCATTTCTAATAAAAGCAATAATTGCAACCATCTAAGGCACTTACCAGTAAATA
Above is a window of Tolypothrix sp. NIES-4075 DNA encoding:
- a CDS encoding ParA family protein, whose product is MQNYTPTVVTLGLAGGQGKSTVALMLGRYLGRLGIPVLFIDADPQSSLTSFLGVKVQPNTPTLLEVITTTEEKTPLPYAIAPVPDVQLDNRTINNTNLFLIPSDDGLENANYKLASSGISLFILRNRLQPIISNFGVIIVDPPPERSHLAQTSLGAGDKWIIPAEANVKGVQSLVRTLGLVKEFQPALPYGSLLGVIPFRAKWTGVNPTKATKTSIEAMGEIVGKELMLPHLLESDVYKNAINQRVSPSDLGQPNLEYPLVVLAQKLKPTLPEQYAKLIPYVTV
- a CDS encoding tyrosine-type recombinase/integrase, whose amino-acid sequence is MQTPFSGDNQTEETFCLLTRFLTMAPLALVQDIRDRKQLRHLAPVDAQQKLIQMWLHGKATLTQSAYQRIITKFLGFVGKSLPEVTLEDLHDYWMQLETQGNSTLTQENHLSAIKSLFSFAAKMEYIEFNVGSALKIKRSDDNLTERYLSKEEVDLLIDGTTNTRDYIILTLLYKGGLRVSELCGLKWKDLMPRGDSGQITVLGKGNKRRSIRLPLDLWQLLLSLRGNAPLDAPVFVSHKTKGHLHRQNIHPIVKAAALRAGVNEKASCHWLRHAHATHSILHGTNLALIQKTLGHSNIAITSKYLHALPDDSSALYL